The window TCCAGTTGCCAGACGACAAAATTCGGGTTATCCCGAATGGGGTTAATCCGCAGAACTTTGTGGTTAGTGAGAATGAGCCGTACAATCGGGACGATTATGCTCACCCGAGTGAAAAAATCGTCTTTTACGTCGGGCGGCTGGTGCATGAAAAAGGAGTCCAGGTTTTACTAGAGGCGGCTCCCAAAATTCTGGCCTCTTACCCGCGCACGAAGTTCATCATTGCTGGACGTGGACCAAATGAAAACTATCTCAAACATCGAGCCCAAGAGTTGGGGATCTCCAACTCTGTTTACTTCACGGGCTATATAGACGATCAGACCCGCAACCGACTGTATTCCTATGCCAATGTAGCGGTCTTTCCCAGCCTTTATGAACCTTTTGGCATCGTTGCTCTGGAGGCGATGGCAGCCAGAACGCCAGTAGTGGTTTCTGATACCGGGGGCTTAGCGGAAATCATTGAAGAAGGGGTTGATGGACTCAAGGCCCACCCTGGTTCCTCCGACTCACTGGCGGCGCGGATCCTAGAGATTCTATATCAGCCTCACCTCGGCCAGCGGTTGAGGGAAAAGGCTTACAGCAAAGTTGTCCGTCACTTTAATTGGGAAGAAATTGCCGAACAAACCATGGCACTCTACCAGGAGGTGCGCATTCAGTACGCCAAGAGTATCTGGGCACCGCCGAACGCCTTAGAAAATGCGTTGAAACATTCTTCCCGCTATCGGACAAATCGAGTGGGTGAACCAAGAGTTAGCTAGCCTAACGTCGAGTCATATTTGTGGTTTACAGTAAGTAACATCAGGATAGACAGGAGTTGTAGCCCATGAAAGTGATCATTATGGCCGGGGGTGAGGGCACGCGCCTGCGCCCCCTTACGTGCGACCGGCCCAAACCAATGGTGCCGATCATGAACCGACCCATTATGGAGCATATTGTGAATCTGCTCAAACAGCACGGGCTGACCGAAATTGGTGTCACCCTGCAGTACCTACCTGAAGCGATCAAGAGCTACTTTGGGGACGGTGGTGAATTTGGCGTCCAGATGCGTTATTTTGTGGAAGAGGTCCCGCTGGGAACGGCCGGAAGTGTGAAGAATGCCGAAGCGTTTCTGGATGATACCTTTCTGGTTATCAGTGGGGACGCTTTAACCGATCTGGACCTGTCGGCGGCGATCGCTTTTCACCGGGAAAAGAAGTCGATAGCCACGATTGTCTTAACCGTGGTTGATTCCCCACTCGAGTACGGGGTGGTGATTACGGAACAGCAGGGGCGAATCACTCAGTTTTTAGAAAAACCGAGTTGGGGCGAAGTCTTTTCCGATCAGGTAAACACCGGGATCTACATTCTGGAACCGGAAGTGCTTACTTATTTCAAAGCCGGCCAAAACTTTGACTTCAGCAAGGACCTGTTCCCTCTGCTGCTTAAACACAATCAGCCGTTGTACGGCTGCGTGGTGCCGGGCTACTGGTGTGATGTCGGCAACCTCCAGCAGTATCAGCAGGCCCACACAGATATCTTGGCTGGCCGGGTTAAAGTCAATATCCCCGGCCGCTGTGTGGGGGACCAGATCTGGGTTGGGCCGGGGAGCGAGATCCATCCAACGGCCAGTCTGCGGGGTCCCCTTTTGATCGGTGATAACTGTCAAATTGGGCCGGATGTGGTGATTGAGCCTTACTCGGTTTTGGGTAACAACACGGTGGTCGAAGCCAGGGCCTCCGTCAAACGCAGTATCCTCTGGGACAGCAATTACATCGGCAAAAAGGCTGAACTGCGCGGCGCTACCCTGGGCAACCGGGTAAAAGTGAAACCCAATTCCTTTATCTTTGAGGGGGCGGTGATCGGTGACGATACGGTCATCAATTCTCAGAGCATTATTAAACCCAATGTAAAAATCTGGCCGGCCAAAGTCATTGACCAGGGCACTGTGGTCAATGACAGTCTGGTCTGGGGGACGCGCTGCGCTCGCAGTCTCTTTGGTGCCAACGGGGTAACCGGTCAGATCAACCTGGAAATCACGCCGGAATTTATGACCAAGCTCGGAGCGGCTTATGGTACCTGGCTGGGGAATTCGGCCCGGGTGGCAGTCAGTGCTGATGCTTATGGCGCCTCGCAAATGCTGAAAAAAGCGCTGATTGCGGGGATTCTCTCTACCGGGGTAACGGTTTTCGATTTGGGCAAGGCCACGACGCCGGTCTGCCGGTTCTCGGTCCGTTCCCTCGAGGTCAAAGGAGGAATCCACGTCAAAATTGCTCCGAACGACCTGGATAAGATTATCCTCACCTTCATCAACTCACAGGGCGCGGATATCTCTAAAGGCGATGAGCGCAAAATCGAGGGGTTGTTTACTCGGGAGGAGTTCCGGCGGATCGCCAGCCAGGAGGTAGCCGAGGCGACAAATCTACCCCAACTGAATGAGACTTATCTGGAAAACTTACGGGCTTCGGTTAACCAGGCCGGAATTAAAAACGAAGGTTTTAAGCTGCTTCTTGATTATGATCCCGAAAACATGTCGCGCCTCGTCCCTACGCTTTTGAGCGAACTTGGTTGTTCAGTTACGCGGTTTGAGCTACCGGGGAACAGTGGGCCAGGTCGGCCGCGAAATTTTGCTGACATTGTTAAGCAACTGCCGCAATTGGCGGAAACGGTCAAAAGAAAAGGGGCAGACTTGGGAGTGGTGATGGATAACAACGGTGAGCAGCTCATCTTGATCGATGAAAAAGGGCAGGTGATCAGTGATGAATTGTTTACGGCCCTGGTTTCGCTGATTATTTTGAAATCTCGGGTTGGCGGAACTGTCGCGGTGCCGGTAACTGCCCCCAGGGTGATTGAACAAATGGCGCGTCAATACGATGGCCGGGTTGTGCGGACCAAGGTCGGACCCCAGTCTTTTATGGAAAAAGTCCTGAGCCAGGATATTGTGGCCATTCAAGGGGAATTCTCCCAGTTTCAACTTCATTTTGATGCCCTGGCGGCCCTGATTAAAATCATGGAATATTTAAGCCAAAACGGGATCCGGCTTTCGGAGCTCCGGGAAGCAATTCCCCAGTTCCACCTGAGTCAGAAGGCGATTGACTGCCCGTGGGAAGCCAAGGGCAGGGTGATGCGCACCCTGATCGAAGAAAAACAGGGCGAAAAGGTTGAACTTCTAGAGGGGATCAAGGTTTACCACGATGAAGGCTGGGCCCTGGTCCTGCCGGATGCGGACGAGCCGTTGTGTCGGGTTTACAGCGAAGGTTTTTCTCAGGAGATTGCCGACTCGCTAACCGAGATGTATGCCGGCCGGATCAATGAGATTGCCAGGGGACAGGAGCAGACGGTAGAGTAAGTAACAGTTTTAGTTAGATAAAGCCCATCCTTGATTCGGCAAGGTGGGCTTAGAATTTTTTTGTTTTGAAGTTAATCATTAATTTATTTAAGCAGGAAATTCATTAAATAATATTGTAATGATATGTTGAACAA is drawn from Bacillota bacterium and contains these coding sequences:
- a CDS encoding glycosyltransferase family 4 protein, whose product is MQILMLSWEYPPRSVGGLGQHVYELSRALSRQGQEVHVITCGIEGAAPFEVVDGVKVHRVQPYTLHAPDLITWVLQLNLSMLEYAIRLINTGGGVDLIHAHDWLTAYAGRALKHAYRLPLVATIHATEYGRNHGLHNDQQRYISGVEWWLTYEAWRVICCSYYMKNEVKGVFQLPDDKIRVIPNGVNPQNFVVSENEPYNRDDYAHPSEKIVFYVGRLVHEKGVQVLLEAAPKILASYPRTKFIIAGRGPNENYLKHRAQELGISNSVYFTGYIDDQTRNRLYSYANVAVFPSLYEPFGIVALEAMAARTPVVVSDTGGLAEIIEEGVDGLKAHPGSSDSLAARILEILYQPHLGQRLREKAYSKVVRHFNWEEIAEQTMALYQEVRIQYAKSIWAPPNALENALKHSSRYRTNRVGEPRVS
- a CDS encoding NTP transferase domain-containing protein; this encodes MKVIIMAGGEGTRLRPLTCDRPKPMVPIMNRPIMEHIVNLLKQHGLTEIGVTLQYLPEAIKSYFGDGGEFGVQMRYFVEEVPLGTAGSVKNAEAFLDDTFLVISGDALTDLDLSAAIAFHREKKSIATIVLTVVDSPLEYGVVITEQQGRITQFLEKPSWGEVFSDQVNTGIYILEPEVLTYFKAGQNFDFSKDLFPLLLKHNQPLYGCVVPGYWCDVGNLQQYQQAHTDILAGRVKVNIPGRCVGDQIWVGPGSEIHPTASLRGPLLIGDNCQIGPDVVIEPYSVLGNNTVVEARASVKRSILWDSNYIGKKAELRGATLGNRVKVKPNSFIFEGAVIGDDTVINSQSIIKPNVKIWPAKVIDQGTVVNDSLVWGTRCARSLFGANGVTGQINLEITPEFMTKLGAAYGTWLGNSARVAVSADAYGASQMLKKALIAGILSTGVTVFDLGKATTPVCRFSVRSLEVKGGIHVKIAPNDLDKIILTFINSQGADISKGDERKIEGLFTREEFRRIASQEVAEATNLPQLNETYLENLRASVNQAGIKNEGFKLLLDYDPENMSRLVPTLLSELGCSVTRFELPGNSGPGRPRNFADIVKQLPQLAETVKRKGADLGVVMDNNGEQLILIDEKGQVISDELFTALVSLIILKSRVGGTVAVPVTAPRVIEQMARQYDGRVVRTKVGPQSFMEKVLSQDIVAIQGEFSQFQLHFDALAALIKIMEYLSQNGIRLSELREAIPQFHLSQKAIDCPWEAKGRVMRTLIEEKQGEKVELLEGIKVYHDEGWALVLPDADEPLCRVYSEGFSQEIADSLTEMYAGRINEIARGQEQTVE